A single genomic interval of Gemmatimonadota bacterium harbors:
- a CDS encoding ABC-F family ATP-binding cassette domain-containing protein, with translation MTQLSLSGVGVQYGATTILSGVTCTIGAGERWGLIGRNGSGKTSLFRLITGAQAPSVGSIARTPGLRYAVLDQHREFPGATTIWEAVAEAFRSLIDLELDLALQANALAEAGAHATKAQLDRYSRDLERFERDGGYTYTSTVDAVLEGLGFSAAAARTTPLVHLSGGERGRVALARQLAIPADVLLLDEPTNHLDLETTAWLEEFLRTSRETQLIISHDRAFLDRVVDHVLHLEDLSAQAYTGGYAAFVQQRGERRLSQQRAFDKQSKSIAREEDYIRRNIAGQNTKQAQGRRKRLSWLPRLTPPPDDASAMSVRFEPSARGGDQVVAFERASVSIGDRVLLKPFTNWVRRGDVVGLIGPNGTGKTTLLRTIVGVRPPTHGEIRVGGAIQPSIYTQDFANVPRDRSIYDVIGALRPMWERGAIQGHLGRVQFSGDEVKRSTSSLSGGELARVALAMMMLDGANFLIFDEPTNHLDVESIEELEDAIESYEGTVLLVSHDRELLRKLVTRVWELRDGEMRVFDGDFVEWEDFRAREQATAAKRASDVAAAEREREKDQARLRARDAQKTKSSGRDARRDLERAEARAAELDAEVARLTALLADPGTYEGPDGRARAEQLNRELKGATAKLAEAMTAWEAAMEAAGG, from the coding sequence GTGACGCAGCTCTCGCTGTCCGGGGTCGGCGTTCAATACGGCGCGACGACCATCCTCTCAGGCGTCACCTGCACCATTGGGGCAGGGGAGCGCTGGGGGCTGATCGGGCGCAATGGGTCGGGGAAGACCTCCCTCTTCCGGTTGATCACCGGCGCTCAGGCGCCGAGCGTTGGGTCGATCGCGCGGACCCCCGGGCTCCGGTACGCGGTGCTGGACCAGCATCGCGAGTTCCCAGGCGCGACCACGATCTGGGAGGCGGTCGCCGAGGCGTTCCGCTCGCTGATTGACCTGGAGCTGGACCTCGCCCTGCAGGCCAACGCCCTGGCCGAGGCGGGCGCCCACGCCACGAAGGCGCAGCTCGACCGGTACTCGCGCGACCTGGAGCGGTTCGAGCGCGACGGGGGATACACCTACACATCGACAGTAGACGCCGTCCTCGAAGGGTTGGGTTTCAGCGCGGCGGCCGCGCGCACGACACCGCTGGTGCACCTCAGTGGCGGTGAACGTGGCCGGGTGGCGCTGGCCCGTCAGCTGGCCATCCCCGCCGACGTGCTTCTCCTCGACGAACCGACGAACCACCTGGACCTCGAGACGACGGCCTGGCTGGAGGAGTTCCTGCGCACCTCACGCGAGACGCAGCTGATCATCTCACACGACCGGGCCTTCCTCGATCGCGTGGTCGACCATGTGCTGCACCTGGAGGACCTCAGCGCCCAGGCGTACACCGGTGGTTATGCGGCGTTTGTCCAGCAACGCGGCGAGCGACGCCTGTCGCAGCAACGCGCATTCGACAAGCAGAGCAAGTCGATTGCGCGCGAGGAGGACTACATCCGGCGCAACATTGCCGGGCAGAACACCAAGCAGGCCCAAGGGCGACGCAAGCGCCTCTCCTGGCTCCCGCGCCTCACGCCACCCCCAGACGATGCGTCGGCCATGTCCGTGCGCTTCGAGCCCAGCGCCCGAGGCGGGGACCAGGTGGTGGCCTTCGAGCGCGCGAGCGTGTCGATCGGTGACCGCGTGCTGCTCAAGCCCTTCACCAACTGGGTGCGGCGCGGCGACGTAGTCGGCCTCATTGGTCCCAACGGGACGGGCAAGACGACGTTGCTGCGCACGATCGTTGGGGTGCGGCCGCCGACACACGGCGAGATCCGCGTTGGTGGGGCGATCCAGCCGTCGATCTACACGCAGGACTTTGCCAACGTCCCGCGCGACCGCTCCATCTACGACGTGATCGGGGCGTTGCGTCCGATGTGGGAACGTGGCGCCATTCAGGGGCACCTCGGTCGCGTGCAGTTCTCCGGCGACGAGGTGAAGCGCTCGACGTCGTCGCTCTCGGGTGGTGAGCTGGCGCGGGTGGCACTCGCGATGATGATGCTCGACGGGGCCAACTTCCTGATCTTCGACGAGCCGACGAACCACCTGGACGTCGAGTCGATCGAGGAACTGGAAGACGCGATCGAGTCATATGAAGGCACTGTCCTCCTGGTTTCGCACGACCGGGAGTTGCTTCGCAAGCTCGTGACGCGGGTCTGGGAGCTGCGCGACGGCGAGATGCGGGTGTTTGATGGAGACTTCGTCGAGTGGGAGGACTTTCGCGCGCGGGAGCAGGCCACCGCTGCGAAGCGGGCGTCGGACGTGGCCGCTGCCGAGCGCGAACGCGAGAAGGACCAGGCTCGGCTCCGTGCGCGCGACGCGCAGAAGACGAAGTCCTCCGGTCGCGATGCCCGCCGCGACCTGGAACGTGCGGAGGCCCGGGCGGCCGAGCTGGACGCCGAAGTGGCTCGGCTGACCGCGCTGTTGGCCGATCCCGGGACGTACGAAGGCCCGGACGGACGGGCGCGGGCGGAGCAGCTGAACCGCGAACTCAAGGGCGCCACCGCGAAGCTCGCGGAGGCGATGACGGCCTGGGAAGCGGCGATGGAGGCCGCTGGGGGTTAA
- a CDS encoding TerC family protein has translation MPPELLAWGGFIAFVLVVLAVDLGVLNRKAHVVSIREALTFTAGLFVLALVFVGVVYVLYENHYLGLGSTVDKLDGVVNDGRLAAVKFFTGYVIEISLSADNVFVIAMIFQYLRVPSQYQHRVLFWGILGALLMRGTMILLGATLIARYHWILYIFGAFLVITAWKMLRSGDEGAEKVGDSPVIGWVRRFFPVTPTYHEQRFSIVQEGKRVLTPLAVALVLVETTDLIFAVDSIPAIFAITTDPFLVFTSNVFAILGLRSLYFALAGAIDKFTYLKVSLAAILGLVGIKMLVADLLKEYIGPSFNFYLLGVVALILAAGVVASIVKQRRGDTEERGLPVD, from the coding sequence ATTCCTCCTGAACTCCTCGCCTGGGGCGGGTTTATCGCCTTTGTCCTCGTCGTGCTGGCGGTGGACCTTGGCGTCCTCAACCGCAAGGCGCACGTTGTCTCGATCCGTGAGGCGCTGACCTTCACGGCCGGGCTGTTTGTCCTGGCCCTGGTGTTCGTTGGCGTGGTGTACGTGCTCTACGAGAACCACTACCTGGGACTCGGCTCGACGGTCGACAAGCTCGATGGGGTGGTGAACGACGGGCGGTTGGCTGCCGTGAAGTTCTTCACCGGGTACGTGATCGAGATCTCGCTGAGCGCGGACAACGTCTTCGTGATCGCGATGATCTTCCAGTACCTGCGCGTGCCGTCGCAGTACCAGCACCGGGTCTTGTTTTGGGGGATCCTGGGCGCATTGCTGATGCGCGGGACGATGATCCTGCTCGGCGCCACGCTCATCGCCCGCTACCACTGGATCCTCTACATCTTCGGTGCGTTCCTCGTCATCACGGCGTGGAAGATGTTGCGCTCAGGGGACGAAGGTGCGGAAAAGGTTGGGGATTCCCCGGTCATTGGCTGGGTACGGCGCTTCTTTCCCGTCACGCCAACCTACCACGAACAGCGCTTCTCGATCGTGCAGGAGGGGAAGCGAGTCCTGACCCCGCTGGCGGTGGCGCTCGTCCTCGTGGAGACGACGGACCTGATCTTCGCGGTGGACTCGATCCCGGCGATCTTCGCGATCACGACTGACCCGTTCCTGGTCTTCACGAGCAACGTCTTCGCGATATTGGGGCTGCGGTCGCTCTACTTCGCGTTGGCCGGGGCGATCGACAAGTTCACGTACCTCAAGGTCTCGCTCGCGGCGATCCTGGGGCTTGTCGGGATCAAGATGTTGGTGGCCGACCTGCTGAAGGAGTACATCGGGCCGAGCTTCAATTTCTATCTCCTCGGAGTCGTGGCCTTGATCCTGGCGGCGGGGGTCGTCGCGAGCATCGTGAAGCAGCGTCGCGGCGACACCGAGGAGCGGGGGCTGCCGGTCGATTAG
- a CDS encoding zinc-dependent metalloprotease encodes MLRFVRSSLLATLASTAVAAQTPPPGGAQPPAAGAQAQQPPRRGPRPYAQVITDRAVTDAGAITVHRVEDRWFFEVPDSLLRRDFLMVSRVAAVPSNFAGFTSAGTSIAERVVRWEKNGERIMLRAIGFGAVADDSLPIAISVASNNLGPILASFPIQAFTRDSNGAVLDVTEFFGGDTPALSALNAAQRRTYQVRRLDPARSYINTVRSFPLNVEVRHTQTFDAGEPPSDRNAATLSVEMRQSLVLLPREPMRPRYADERIGFFTVGRVNYGLDEQKAATQTFIRRWRLEPKDPAAYARGELVEPVKPIIYYLDPATPAKWRPFMRRGVEDWQKAFEKAGFKNAIIARDAPTPAQDPEWDPEDIRYSVVRWAASTVRNAVGPSTSDPRSGEIIESDITWYHNHMRSYRNRLMIETGAANPAARTLDIPEDLMGETMRQVITHEVGHALGLPHNMIASASFPVDSLRKVTFTSRYGVSATIMDYARQNYVAQPGDGLAPKDFVRRLGPFDDFIINWGYRAIPTARTAEDERPILNRWYTEQTGPMPYRYLPQQMVGIDPRAQTEDLGDDAVRASGFAVENLKKVVPNLVAWTTTPGEDFTELNEIYTETLGMWSQYMGHVVNWVGGMRIELKTAEQSGPVYQVVPMARQRTALQFLASQAFVTPTWLANPGILQRLGLPAGALSLSNRQAGILTQLFDARRLARLGDAEAMDPANAYPLATYMDDLRRSVFGGTLDANRRVLHRVYLERLEALLAPPTPVNVPAGAPPGFTLPAPVNTRRADIAPLARAQMRSIQADARRLATTATGVNRAHWQDLADRVTDVLERRR; translated from the coding sequence ATGCTGCGTTTCGTTCGTTCCTCCCTGCTCGCGACCCTCGCCTCAACTGCGGTCGCCGCCCAGACGCCCCCTCCCGGAGGCGCACAGCCCCCTGCGGCCGGAGCCCAGGCCCAACAGCCACCACGCCGCGGCCCCCGCCCCTACGCGCAGGTCATCACCGACCGCGCCGTCACCGATGCCGGGGCCATCACGGTGCATCGCGTGGAGGACCGCTGGTTCTTTGAGGTCCCGGACTCGCTGCTGCGGCGCGACTTCCTCATGGTCAGTCGCGTGGCTGCCGTCCCGTCCAACTTCGCGGGCTTCACCTCGGCGGGAACGTCGATCGCCGAGCGGGTGGTACGCTGGGAGAAGAACGGCGAGCGCATCATGCTGCGGGCCATTGGGTTCGGGGCAGTGGCGGACGACTCGTTGCCCATCGCGATCTCCGTGGCGAGCAACAACCTCGGCCCCATCCTCGCCTCGTTCCCGATCCAGGCCTTCACGCGCGACTCCAATGGAGCCGTGCTGGACGTGACCGAATTCTTTGGCGGCGATACGCCGGCCCTGAGCGCCCTGAATGCAGCCCAGCGACGCACGTACCAGGTCCGCCGCCTCGATCCCGCGCGGAGCTACATCAACACCGTGCGCTCCTTCCCACTCAACGTTGAGGTGCGGCACACGCAGACCTTCGACGCCGGCGAGCCACCGTCGGACCGCAATGCGGCGACTCTCTCGGTCGAGATGCGCCAGTCGCTCGTGTTGCTGCCGCGCGAGCCCATGCGGCCGCGCTACGCCGATGAACGCATCGGGTTCTTCACCGTGGGACGCGTGAACTACGGGCTCGATGAACAGAAGGCCGCCACGCAGACCTTCATCCGTCGCTGGCGCCTCGAGCCGAAAGACCCGGCGGCCTACGCGCGCGGTGAACTCGTCGAGCCGGTCAAGCCGATCATCTACTACCTGGACCCGGCGACCCCGGCCAAGTGGCGCCCCTTCATGCGGCGTGGCGTGGAAGACTGGCAGAAGGCCTTCGAGAAGGCGGGCTTCAAGAACGCGATCATCGCGCGCGATGCACCAACACCTGCGCAGGACCCGGAGTGGGACCCGGAAGACATTCGCTACTCGGTCGTGCGCTGGGCCGCCTCCACGGTGCGCAACGCGGTGGGCCCCAGCACCTCGGACCCGCGTTCCGGCGAAATCATCGAGAGTGACATCACCTGGTACCACAACCACATGCGGTCGTATCGCAACCGCTTGATGATCGAGACCGGCGCCGCCAATCCCGCGGCACGCACCCTCGACATCCCGGAAGACCTCATGGGCGAGACGATGCGGCAGGTGATCACGCACGAGGTCGGCCACGCCCTCGGCCTCCCACACAACATGATCGCCAGTGCGTCGTTCCCCGTGGATTCGTTGCGCAAGGTGACCTTCACCAGCCGCTACGGCGTGTCCGCAACGATCATGGACTACGCGCGGCAGAACTACGTGGCCCAGCCCGGTGACGGGCTCGCACCGAAAGACTTCGTTCGCCGCCTTGGCCCCTTCGACGACTTCATCATCAACTGGGGATACCGCGCGATTCCCACCGCGCGCACCGCGGAGGATGAACGCCCGATCCTGAATCGGTGGTACACGGAACAGACCGGGCCGATGCCCTACCGCTACCTGCCGCAGCAGATGGTCGGAATCGACCCCCGCGCCCAGACCGAGGACCTCGGCGACGATGCCGTGCGCGCGTCCGGGTTTGCCGTCGAGAACCTCAAGAAGGTCGTCCCCAACCTCGTCGCATGGACCACAACACCAGGCGAGGACTTCACCGAGTTGAACGAGATCTACACCGAAACGTTAGGGATGTGGAGCCAGTACATGGGCCACGTCGTGAACTGGGTGGGCGGGATGCGCATCGAGCTCAAGACCGCCGAGCAGTCCGGGCCGGTGTACCAGGTCGTGCCGATGGCACGCCAGCGCACCGCCCTGCAGTTCCTGGCCAGCCAGGCGTTCGTGACGCCCACCTGGCTCGCCAACCCCGGGATCCTCCAACGCCTTGGCCTCCCGGCGGGGGCACTCTCGTTAAGCAACCGGCAAGCCGGGATCCTCACCCAGCTGTTCGACGCCCGGCGGCTCGCGCGCCTCGGCGATGCCGAAGCGATGGATCCCGCCAACGCGTATCCGCTGGCGACCTACATGGACGACCTGCGTCGCTCGGTGTTCGGTGGCACGCTCGACGCCAATCGACGCGTGCTCCATCGCGTGTACCTGGAGCGACTTGAGGCGCTGCTCGCGCCACCGACCCCCGTAAACGTCCCCGCCGGAGCGCCGCCGGGCTTCACGCTCCCAGCGCCAGTGAACACCCGTCGCGCCGACATCGCGCCGCTAGCCCGGGCGCAGATGCGCTCCATCCAGGCTGATGCGCGTCGCCTCGCCACCACAGCCACCGGCGTGAATCGCGCCCACTGGCAGGACCTCGCCGATCGTGTGACCGACGTCCTCGAGCGCAGGAGATAG
- a CDS encoding N,N-dimethylformamidase large subunit, with protein sequence MIELLGYLDRWSVRAGESLGLHLSCRDARRAVVDLVDLGGHTIDVAHAPAVFTPDLGHVTVGPQHTPIGSHAILPLPGELRAESLTISLIVRPTVLHPGVVAALVGPQGTLVRLWWSGTGQLHLQHGDATTLAEVPLPASTWSVVALSLSPGEALLQCFPLRSAAATVETSTSLSWRTDGPLNVWLAAAPDADGRAHAHFNGSLEAPAVHAAILEESEIQVLRAGPGRHASGRALVAAWDFSTEVATDRLVDRGPHACHGRTRQGPTRLVPGAYWRPGLLDPAREPQRFAAIHFHSDDLLDAAWPQTARLDLPATLPSGVYGVRVRVDGSPDHDVVPCWVRAHSPAAARPLAYLAPTYTYLAYGNAPDAMLGPAYWGADHPAEHLRRVRPDLGGSLYSRHPDKSGVSLVSRHRPILTIRPGVRPWGFEADRLLTGWMRQRAYSYDVLTDEDIDVDGVAALAPHRVIVTGNHPEYWSGPMLDALESWLHGGGRLVYTGGNGFYWRISSHRDLPGVIECRRAEGGTRPWIAEPGESHHQLDGDPGGLWRRLGRPPQRLVGVGFAGQGFERSAPYRVVPGARESWAGFVLNGVDEEFLGASGKFGGGAAGQEIDRYDRRLGSSPDAVVVATSQGLHDGATLRTLEELLSHEPPTADPKVRSDLTLTPTEGGGAVFSVGSMAFVGALDDPGISRVLRNVLDRFVDPAPLGPSA encoded by the coding sequence ATGATTGAGCTCCTGGGGTACCTCGATCGGTGGAGTGTCCGCGCCGGCGAGTCGCTTGGCCTGCATCTCTCATGTCGCGACGCACGGCGGGCCGTCGTGGACCTGGTGGACCTCGGCGGGCACACCATAGATGTCGCGCATGCCCCGGCGGTCTTCACTCCCGACCTGGGGCACGTGACGGTTGGGCCGCAGCACACCCCGATCGGGTCGCATGCCATCCTGCCGCTCCCGGGAGAGCTGCGCGCGGAGTCGCTCACGATATCGCTGATTGTGCGTCCCACGGTTCTCCACCCGGGCGTGGTGGCCGCGTTGGTTGGCCCACAGGGAACCCTGGTGCGATTGTGGTGGAGCGGCACCGGTCAGCTGCACCTGCAGCACGGGGATGCCACGACGTTGGCCGAAGTGCCGCTGCCGGCGAGCACCTGGTCGGTGGTCGCGCTCAGCCTCTCGCCGGGCGAGGCGCTGCTCCAGTGTTTTCCGCTCCGATCGGCCGCCGCGACAGTAGAAACGTCCACATCATTGAGCTGGCGGACGGATGGACCGCTCAACGTGTGGCTCGCCGCAGCACCGGATGCGGACGGGAGGGCACACGCCCACTTCAACGGGTCCCTCGAGGCTCCCGCCGTGCACGCCGCGATCCTGGAGGAATCCGAGATCCAGGTGCTGCGAGCGGGTCCCGGGCGGCACGCGTCGGGACGGGCGCTGGTCGCGGCCTGGGATTTCTCCACAGAAGTGGCGACGGATCGCCTCGTGGATCGGGGCCCACACGCCTGCCATGGACGCACCCGGCAGGGACCAACGCGCCTGGTGCCGGGGGCCTACTGGCGTCCCGGGCTCCTGGACCCGGCGCGCGAACCCCAACGATTCGCAGCAATTCACTTTCACTCGGATGACCTGCTCGACGCGGCGTGGCCCCAGACGGCACGCCTCGACCTCCCGGCCACCCTGCCCTCCGGCGTGTACGGCGTGCGGGTCCGCGTCGACGGGTCACCCGATCATGACGTTGTGCCGTGCTGGGTCCGTGCGCACTCCCCCGCCGCGGCGCGCCCCCTGGCCTACCTCGCGCCAACCTACACATACCTTGCCTACGGCAACGCCCCGGATGCCATGCTCGGCCCGGCGTACTGGGGCGCAGATCATCCGGCCGAACACTTGCGGCGTGTGCGACCCGATCTCGGGGGGTCCCTCTACAGTCGCCATCCCGACAAGTCCGGCGTCTCCCTGGTGTCCCGGCATCGGCCGATCCTGACGATCCGGCCTGGCGTGCGGCCCTGGGGATTCGAGGCGGACCGCTTGCTCACCGGCTGGATGCGCCAGCGCGCGTACTCGTATGACGTGCTCACCGACGAGGACATCGACGTCGATGGCGTCGCCGCACTCGCTCCTCACCGGGTGATCGTGACCGGGAATCACCCGGAATACTGGTCGGGCCCGATGCTCGATGCCCTCGAGTCGTGGCTGCATGGGGGAGGGCGCTTGGTCTATACCGGCGGCAACGGCTTCTACTGGCGCATCAGCAGCCATCGTGACCTGCCAGGGGTGATCGAGTGCCGTCGCGCTGAGGGCGGCACGCGCCCGTGGATCGCCGAGCCGGGGGAGTCACACCATCAACTCGACGGCGATCCGGGCGGGTTGTGGCGCCGGTTGGGACGGCCCCCGCAGCGGCTGGTTGGCGTCGGCTTTGCCGGCCAGGGGTTTGAGCGATCGGCACCGTATCGGGTGGTGCCAGGCGCCCGCGAGAGCTGGGCGGGGTTCGTCCTCAACGGGGTGGACGAGGAATTCCTTGGCGCCAGCGGCAAGTTCGGTGGCGGCGCCGCAGGACAAGAGATCGACCGGTACGACCGACGACTCGGGTCCTCTCCGGACGCCGTGGTGGTCGCCACATCGCAGGGACTGCACGACGGAGCCACCCTGCGCACACTGGAGGAGTTGCTGTCGCACGAACCTCCGACGGCAGACCCGAAGGTACGATCCGACCTGACGCTCACACCGACTGAGGGGGGCGGCGCCGTTTTCTCGGTGGGATCCATGGCGTTTGTCGGTGCCCTCGACGACCCGGGCATCTCCCGGGTACTGCGCAACGTCCTGGATCGGTTCGTCGATCCTGCTCCCCTGGGTCCGTCGGCTTAG
- a CDS encoding AMP-binding protein: MMGTATLLERLAAWCARTPGAEAAREGADRWSVQALLDRATRVATGLVAAGVQPGDRVAWWGPPSLEFAAVLLGSWRVDATYLGINPRYTPREVGEIVERARPRLVACPALAPQDDMLPATYGLAPDQLRTFGELVAGTDAAASLPAPTATFPALLVFTTGSTGHPKGALISHRAVASASASQARATHHGSRFTVNALPSNHIGGLVNVTTASWWDEQSIIFVPSFTPAAIIDLLHDVSHVRLPAVPLLLRRCLDAPEFAEAARGRLVHVLSGGAPLPRAVLDEFDALGVYVQGMYGQTEMSGSACFTHPEDDASTTAATIGRPHADVELRLGPVSGAPGHGDEGELQVRGAQVFDGYLHDPDATRAAFTSDGWLRSGDLAVRRPDGTIQLSGRLKEIINTRGYKVMPGEVEEVLATHAQVSAAAVVGTAEPEHGEAIVAFVTLRADQAPTAGDLVAWCRERLAHYKVPRRIVVLDAMPMLGVGKVDKRLLTARAAGGSND, translated from the coding sequence ATGATGGGGACCGCGACCCTCCTCGAGCGATTGGCGGCGTGGTGCGCGCGCACCCCCGGGGCCGAAGCGGCCCGGGAGGGAGCAGATCGCTGGAGTGTGCAGGCCCTGCTGGACCGCGCCACCCGCGTCGCCACGGGCCTCGTCGCGGCGGGTGTTCAGCCGGGGGATCGGGTGGCGTGGTGGGGGCCCCCTTCCCTGGAGTTTGCTGCGGTCCTTTTGGGATCCTGGCGCGTGGATGCCACTTACCTGGGGATCAACCCGCGCTACACGCCACGCGAGGTCGGGGAGATCGTCGAGCGGGCGCGGCCACGCCTGGTGGCGTGTCCCGCGCTGGCACCCCAGGACGACATGCTGCCGGCGACGTACGGCCTGGCCCCGGATCAGCTGCGCACTTTTGGAGAACTCGTGGCGGGGACCGATGCGGCCGCGTCGCTCCCCGCCCCGACGGCCACCTTCCCCGCGTTGCTCGTCTTCACCACGGGATCGACGGGCCACCCCAAGGGGGCGCTCATCTCGCACCGGGCCGTGGCTTCGGCCTCCGCGAGCCAGGCGCGAGCGACCCATCACGGCTCCCGATTTACCGTCAATGCCTTGCCGTCGAACCACATTGGCGGCCTCGTGAACGTGACCACGGCGAGTTGGTGGGACGAACAGTCGATCATCTTTGTCCCGTCGTTCACACCGGCCGCGATCATCGACCTCCTGCACGACGTCTCGCACGTGCGGTTGCCGGCCGTGCCACTCCTGCTCCGTCGCTGCCTCGACGCACCAGAGTTTGCCGAGGCGGCCCGCGGACGGCTCGTGCACGTGCTGTCAGGTGGAGCGCCCCTGCCGCGCGCCGTCCTGGATGAGTTCGACGCCCTGGGCGTGTATGTGCAGGGCATGTATGGCCAGACGGAAATGAGCGGGTCGGCCTGCTTCACCCACCCGGAAGACGATGCCTCCACCACCGCCGCGACGATCGGGCGCCCACACGCGGACGTTGAGCTGCGGCTTGGTCCGGTCAGCGGCGCGCCAGGCCATGGCGACGAGGGCGAATTGCAGGTGCGCGGCGCCCAGGTCTTTGACGGATACCTCCACGACCCGGACGCCACACGCGCGGCGTTCACCAGCGATGGATGGCTCCGCTCCGGGGACCTCGCCGTGCGCCGGCCGGATGGCACCATCCAGCTGAGTGGTCGCCTGAAGGAGATCATCAATACGCGGGGGTACAAGGTGATGCCGGGTGAAGTCGAGGAAGTCCTGGCCACCCATGCGCAGGTCAGCGCGGCCGCCGTGGTGGGCACCGCCGAACCTGAGCACGGGGAAGCGATCGTGGCCTTTGTGACGCTTCGCGCGGACCAGGCACCGACCGCAGGGGATCTCGTGGCGTGGTGCCGAGAGCGACTCGCGCACTACAAGGTGCCGCGCCGGATCGTGGTCCTGGATGCAATGCCCATGTTGGGGGTTGGCAAGGTCGACAAGCGCTTGCTCACCGCGCGTGCAGCCGGAGGATCCAATGATTGA
- a CDS encoding TetR/AcrR family transcriptional regulator: MTPATTATPARFSDWIANRQQQEPARRKGERTRDRIRLATVELLNEVGYRDMKVADVCARAGITPPVLYLYFENKQALTADVLQEFLDDFLTRGDHGEERSAYAAILDANRHWITLARANAGLMRCLLQLSEEVPEFARLFARASDLWYRRIAHSVVRRFPSAASDETTIHLIAHAMGGMIDELTRKLFAEPDPHVRKLASSVARTDEQLAHFVSVLWYRALYARDPGPESDAAALTPRLTTAIARSRRSP; encoded by the coding sequence ATGACGCCGGCCACCACCGCGACACCGGCGCGCTTTTCCGACTGGATCGCCAACCGCCAACAGCAGGAGCCGGCACGGCGTAAGGGCGAACGCACGCGCGACCGGATTCGCCTCGCAACGGTGGAGCTGCTGAACGAGGTCGGGTATCGGGACATGAAGGTCGCTGATGTCTGCGCCCGTGCGGGGATCACCCCGCCGGTGTTGTACCTGTACTTCGAGAACAAGCAGGCGCTCACTGCCGACGTGCTGCAGGAGTTCCTGGATGACTTCCTCACCCGCGGCGATCACGGGGAGGAACGCAGTGCCTACGCCGCGATCCTCGATGCCAACCGACATTGGATCACGCTGGCCCGCGCAAACGCGGGCCTGATGCGATGCCTGCTGCAGCTGTCCGAGGAAGTCCCCGAGTTCGCCCGCCTCTTTGCGCGCGCGAGCGACCTCTGGTACCGGCGGATCGCCCATAGCGTGGTACGTCGGTTTCCCTCGGCGGCGTCGGACGAAACCACCATCCACCTCATCGCCCATGCGATGGGGGGCATGATCGATGAGTTGACGCGCAAGCTGTTCGCCGAGCCAGATCCTCACGTGCGCAAGCTGGCGTCCAGCGTGGCCCGTACCGACGAGCAACTCGCGCACTTTGTCTCGGTCCTGTGGTATCGGGCGCTGTATGCGCGGGACCCCGGGCCGGAGAGCGATGCCGCCGCCCTCACGCCGCGCCTGACCACCGCCATCGCTCGCTCGCGCCGCTCTCCCTGA